In Halapricum desulfuricans, a single window of DNA contains:
- a CDS encoding CDP-2,3-bis-(O-geranylgeranyl)-sn-glycerol synthase — protein sequence MDVIETVVVAFWAMLPAYVPNNAAVLFGGGRPIDGGRTWGDSRLLGDGKTWRGTAGGTATGVALALGLNAVRPTATDALAVSVPEFPIVAAVTLAAGAMVGDVTASFVKRRSGRERGAAFPGLDQLDFVVGALVPTAILAPSWFGKTFTVPVLAVVLVITPLLHVGTNVVAYYLGLKDEPW from the coding sequence ATGGACGTCATCGAGACAGTCGTCGTCGCGTTCTGGGCGATGCTACCCGCGTACGTGCCGAACAACGCGGCCGTCCTGTTCGGCGGCGGTCGACCGATCGACGGCGGGCGGACGTGGGGTGACAGTCGCCTGCTCGGGGACGGCAAGACCTGGCGCGGGACCGCCGGCGGGACCGCGACCGGCGTCGCGCTGGCGCTCGGATTGAACGCCGTCCGACCGACGGCGACGGACGCGCTCGCCGTCTCCGTTCCCGAGTTCCCGATCGTCGCGGCCGTCACGCTCGCGGCCGGGGCAATGGTCGGCGACGTCACCGCCTCGTTCGTCAAGCGCCGCAGCGGCCGCGAACGCGGTGCGGCCTTCCCGGGGCTCGACCAGCTGGACTTCGTCGTCGGCGCGCTTGTCCCGACCGCAATCCTCGCACCCAGTTGGTTCGGAAAGACGTTCACTGTGCCCGTGCTCGCGGTCGTGCTCGTGATCACGCCGCTGTTGCACGTCGGGACGAACGTCGTCGCCTACTATCTGGGGCTGAAAGACGAGCCGTGGTGA